A genomic window from Halomonas sp. LR3S48 includes:
- a CDS encoding alpha/beta fold hydrolase: protein MSEVQAMSLAGGRLAALAWGKQDAPTWLALHGWLDNAASFSRLAPLLVARLGIRVVALDFAGHGHSQHREGDYALWDYCHDLLDAADELKLERVSLLAHSMGAGVACLTAAALPERIERLILIDGLGAVTTPVDESAAQLRKGLRVARRSRSAAPRYPDSRTAVAARVAGGVTAIDIDTATPLVERNLMRETDGHVRLRTDGRLLWPSPVRLCPEQVLALLGAIQAPALLIEGEAGILGERDAARAARAALPQLTRQVLPGGHHLHLEPGGVNGVAIAIVDWLAQSGEV, encoded by the coding sequence ATGAGTGAAGTGCAAGCGATGTCCCTGGCCGGGGGGCGCCTGGCGGCGCTCGCCTGGGGCAAGCAGGACGCACCCACCTGGCTGGCGCTTCACGGCTGGCTGGACAATGCCGCCAGCTTCAGCCGGCTGGCGCCCCTGCTGGTGGCGCGGCTTGGCATCCGCGTCGTTGCCCTGGACTTCGCCGGACACGGCCACTCGCAGCACCGGGAAGGCGACTATGCGCTGTGGGACTACTGTCACGACCTGCTCGACGCCGCCGACGAGCTGAAGCTGGAGCGGGTATCGCTGTTGGCTCACTCCATGGGCGCGGGAGTGGCCTGCCTGACCGCCGCGGCCCTGCCGGAGCGCATCGAGCGGTTGATCCTGATTGACGGCCTGGGCGCCGTGACCACGCCGGTCGATGAGAGCGCCGCCCAGCTCCGCAAGGGCCTGCGCGTGGCCCGGCGCTCGCGCTCGGCGGCGCCGCGCTATCCTGATAGCAGGACCGCGGTGGCGGCTCGCGTGGCCGGCGGCGTGACGGCGATCGACATCGATACGGCAACGCCACTGGTCGAGCGTAATCTGATGCGGGAAACTGATGGCCATGTTCGGCTGCGTACCGATGGCCGGCTGCTGTGGCCATCACCGGTACGCCTATGCCCCGAGCAGGTGCTGGCCCTGCTCGGGGCGATCCAGGCGCCGGCATTGTTGATCGAGGGGGAGGCGGGCATCCTGGGCGAGCGCGACGCTGCCAGGGCCGCACGGGCGGCGTTGCCACAGCTGACGCGTCAGGTGTTGCCGGGCGGTCATCATCTGCATCTGGAGCCTGGCGGGGTAAACGGCGTGGCAATCGCCATCGTGGATTGGCTGGCACAATCGGGCGAGGTGTGA
- a CDS encoding alpha/beta fold hydrolase produces MNERATLSRPRLVFAHANGFPGMSYRSLLAPLHERFDIHPVDRLGHHPDYPVGANWLALRDELLEHVPDDDGPVIGVGHSMGGVLMAMAAERAPQRFRCVVMLDPPLMLGLDAWSMKVAKRFGFVDRVTPAGKSKGRRASWPDREAMANHLRRRGLFRRFTPEALHDYVEAGTRLRDDGVAELIYDPAIETEIFRNLPDHLARLPRRLRLPFGVLVGGDSDLITPRRRRRLAAHGIPLALVPGTHMFPMEHPEETRQALQAMLDDLLEGGA; encoded by the coding sequence ATGAACGAACGTGCCACCCTTTCGCGACCGCGGCTGGTCTTCGCCCATGCCAACGGGTTCCCCGGCATGAGCTATCGCAGCCTGCTGGCCCCGCTGCATGAACGCTTCGACATCCATCCCGTCGATCGTCTCGGTCACCATCCCGACTACCCGGTGGGCGCCAACTGGCTGGCGCTGCGCGATGAGCTCCTCGAGCACGTGCCCGACGACGACGGGCCGGTCATCGGCGTTGGGCACTCCATGGGCGGCGTGCTCATGGCCATGGCCGCGGAGCGCGCACCGCAGCGCTTTCGCTGCGTGGTGATGCTCGACCCGCCGCTGATGCTGGGCCTGGACGCCTGGAGCATGAAGGTCGCCAAGCGCTTCGGTTTCGTCGACCGGGTCACCCCGGCAGGCAAGAGCAAGGGGCGTCGTGCGTCCTGGCCCGATCGCGAGGCAATGGCCAACCATCTGCGCCGCCGCGGGCTGTTTCGTCGCTTCACTCCCGAGGCCCTGCATGACTATGTCGAGGCTGGCACGCGGCTGCGTGACGACGGAGTCGCCGAGCTGATCTACGACCCGGCGATCGAGACCGAAATCTTCCGTAACCTGCCCGACCACCTGGCCCGCCTACCGCGCCGGCTGAGGCTCCCCTTCGGCGTGCTGGTGGGCGGTGACTCCGACCTGATTACGCCCAGGCGACGCCGCCGCCTGGCGGCCCACGGCATTCCACTGGCCCTGGTGCCGGGCACCCACATGTTTCCCATGGAGCATCCCGAGGAGACACGCCAGGCCTTGCAGGCCATGCTCGACGATCTGCTGGAGGGTGGGGCATGA
- a CDS encoding AEC family transporter, whose amino-acid sequence MGLYALFFATLEITLPVFAMVFIGLALKRLGWIDQAFIATASSLVFRGTMPTLIFLSIIKADLDATLNPGLLAFFALATLASFLLAWGWAILRVPHAERGVYVQGAFRGNCGIVGLALAAGMYGDYGLSAGGLLLGVVILTYNAFSVIVLATYQQGRRTDWRSIASHIMRNPLILSVIAAVPVAALELRLPGWLMTSGQYFASLTLPLALICIGATLSLGSIRASGRLAMGASLMKMVTLPLGATVAAWLVGFEERELGVLFLFFASPTAAASFVMVKAMGGNAALSANIIALTTLMASLTITVGVFTLKVAGWI is encoded by the coding sequence ATGGGATTGTACGCGCTCTTCTTCGCCACCCTGGAAATCACCCTGCCGGTATTCGCCATGGTCTTCATCGGCCTGGCACTCAAGCGCCTGGGGTGGATCGACCAGGCCTTCATTGCCACCGCCTCGAGCCTGGTCTTCAGAGGAACCATGCCGACGCTGATCTTCCTCAGCATCATCAAGGCCGACCTCGACGCCACGCTGAACCCTGGCCTGCTCGCGTTCTTCGCCCTGGCCACCCTGGCCAGCTTCCTGCTCGCCTGGGGCTGGGCCATCTTGCGCGTTCCCCATGCCGAGCGTGGCGTCTACGTACAGGGCGCCTTTCGCGGCAACTGCGGCATCGTCGGCCTGGCACTGGCCGCCGGAATGTACGGCGACTACGGGCTTTCCGCCGGTGGGCTGCTGCTCGGCGTGGTCATCCTCACCTACAACGCCTTCTCGGTCATCGTGCTGGCCACCTATCAACAGGGCAGGCGCACCGACTGGCGCAGCATCGCCAGCCACATCATGCGCAACCCGCTGATCCTCTCCGTCATTGCCGCCGTACCGGTGGCCGCGCTGGAGCTGCGCCTGCCTGGCTGGCTGATGACCTCGGGGCAATACTTCGCCTCGTTGACCCTGCCGCTGGCGCTGATCTGCATCGGCGCCACCCTGTCGCTGGGCTCGATCAGGGCGTCCGGGAGATTGGCGATGGGCGCCAGCCTGATGAAAATGGTCACCCTACCGCTCGGGGCCACCGTGGCCGCCTGGCTGGTCGGCTTCGAGGAGCGCGAATTGGGCGTGCTGTTCCTGTTCTTCGCCAGCCCCACGGCGGCGGCCAGCTTCGTGATGGTCAAGGCAATGGGCGGCAATGCCGCGCTTTCCGCGAACATCATCGCCCTGACCACGCTGATGGCCAGCCTGACCATCACCGTTGGCGTATTCACCCTCAAGGTGGCGGGATGGATCTAG
- the sixA gene encoding phosphohistidine phosphatase SixA gives MTGRLFLMRHGEAAPGHPDRERKLSDRGLAEAERMANWLGRQALEGARLYASPYLRACQTASPVARTLGVEPEVLPIITPDDSPAVVCDWLLSLEGDIPIVLVSHMPLVGALTALLVEGRADRGIAFPTAAVAELESEVWAAGCARLLRLTAPHDIRRGSGG, from the coding sequence GTGACGGGCCGGCTCTTCCTCATGCGCCATGGCGAGGCGGCTCCGGGCCATCCCGACAGAGAGCGCAAGCTGAGCGACCGCGGCCTGGCCGAGGCCGAGCGCATGGCCAACTGGCTTGGCCGGCAGGCACTGGAAGGGGCCCGGCTCTATGCGAGCCCTTACCTAAGGGCGTGCCAGACGGCCTCGCCGGTGGCCAGGACGCTGGGCGTCGAGCCCGAGGTGCTGCCGATCATTACGCCTGACGACTCACCGGCCGTGGTCTGCGATTGGTTGCTTTCCCTTGAGGGCGATATTCCCATCGTGCTGGTGAGCCATATGCCGCTGGTCGGGGCGCTGACCGCCCTGCTGGTGGAGGGGCGCGCCGACCGTGGTATTGCCTTTCCCACGGCCGCCGTGGCCGAGCTCGAGAGCGAGGTATGGGCGGCGGGCTGCGCCAGGTTGCTACGATTAACCGCACCCCATGACATTCGCAGAGGTAGCGGCGGCTAG
- a CDS encoding NAD(P)H-dependent glycerol-3-phosphate dehydrogenase: protein MSDEPMRVAVLGGGSFGTALASIAADNGARVCQWLRDPELAAQINREHRNPRYLPEYAINPAVHASSDMQTVLAGAELVLVAIPSQAFREVVRQAHPWLSPEQILVSTTKGIQEEGFKLMSQILEEETGFTHIGVISGPNLATEIAQKQLTATVVASDDALTRTRVQQALGCDYFRVYASNDRYGVELGGALKNIYAIAAGMAAALGMGENTRSMLMTRALAEMGRFAMSLGANPMTFLGLAGVGDLIVTCSSSLSRNYRVGYALGEGRTLDEAIDALGQVAEGVNTIRLVRDKARAEGVYMPLAEGLYQVLFEGVPAREMARMLMRGEQSSDVEFVLSREDVQQAHRRVEAGEGKP from the coding sequence ATGTCAGACGAACCCATGCGGGTAGCAGTACTGGGCGGCGGCAGCTTCGGCACTGCGCTTGCCAGCATTGCCGCCGATAACGGTGCCCGGGTGTGCCAGTGGCTGCGCGATCCCGAGCTGGCGGCGCAGATCAATCGCGAGCATCGCAATCCACGCTACTTGCCGGAGTACGCCATCAACCCGGCGGTGCACGCGTCGAGCGACATGCAGACGGTGCTCGCCGGGGCCGAGCTGGTACTGGTGGCGATTCCCTCCCAGGCCTTTCGTGAGGTGGTACGCCAGGCCCACCCCTGGCTCAGTCCGGAACAGATCCTGGTAAGTACCACCAAGGGGATCCAGGAGGAGGGCTTCAAGCTGATGAGCCAGATCCTCGAAGAGGAGACGGGCTTTACTCATATCGGCGTGATTTCGGGGCCCAACCTGGCCACCGAGATCGCCCAGAAGCAGCTCACCGCCACCGTGGTGGCCAGCGACGATGCGCTGACCCGCACTCGGGTGCAGCAGGCGCTGGGCTGCGACTATTTTCGCGTCTATGCCAGCAATGACCGCTACGGCGTCGAGCTGGGGGGGGCGCTCAAGAACATCTACGCCATCGCCGCTGGCATGGCCGCGGCGCTCGGCATGGGCGAGAACACCCGCAGCATGCTGATGACTCGGGCGCTCGCCGAGATGGGACGCTTCGCCATGAGCCTGGGGGCCAACCCCATGACTTTTCTGGGGCTTGCCGGAGTTGGCGACCTGATCGTCACCTGTTCGTCGAGCCTGTCGCGCAACTACCGGGTGGGCTATGCGCTGGGCGAGGGGAGAACTCTGGACGAGGCCATCGACGCCCTGGGCCAGGTCGCCGAGGGCGTCAATACGATACGCCTGGTGCGCGACAAGGCACGCGCCGAGGGCGTCTACATGCCGCTGGCCGAAGGGCTCTACCAGGTGCTGTTCGAGGGGGTGCCGGCGCGTGAGATGGCACGTATGCTGATGCGTGGCGAGCAGAGCAGCGACGTGGAGTTCGTGCTCTCGCGCGAAGACGTGCAACAGGCCCATCGCCGGGTCGAAGCGGGCGAGGGCAAGCCGTGA
- a CDS encoding NAD(P)(+) transhydrogenase (Re/Si-specific) subunit beta: protein MLSQGFVSAAAIAASVLFILSLGGLSNQEKAKRAVWYGIVGMAVAVFFTAFGPGIGAYWLMIPMMIIGAVIGAYVAKKVDMTEMPQLVAALHSFVGLAAVFVAWSADLERRRVLAARALDAGTEQFSAFAALVATKAPDELMFLQIEVVLGVFIGAVTFTGSVVAFGKLAGKVDGKPKQLPGGHLLNAGAAVLSLLLAILYLNGAGFWTLLLIAALAFFIGYHLIMGIGGADMPVVVSMLNSYSGWAAAAIGFTLSNDLLIVTGALVGSSGAILSYIMCKAMNRNFVNVILGGFGGTQGPAAEIEGEQVAIDAGGVASALNDADSVIIVPGYGMAVAQAQNAVSELVRKLRAAGKQVRFGIHPVAGRLPGHMNVLLAEARVPYDIVLEMDEINDDFASTDVVIVIGSNDIVNPAAQDDPNSPIAGMPVLKVWEAKQVFVCKRGQGTGYSGIENPLFFKENSRMFYGDARTSIDSLLSQID from the coding sequence ATGCTGAGTCAAGGATTCGTGTCTGCCGCGGCGATTGCGGCAAGCGTGCTTTTCATCCTCTCGCTGGGGGGATTGAGCAACCAGGAGAAGGCCAAGCGGGCGGTGTGGTACGGCATTGTCGGCATGGCAGTGGCGGTCTTCTTCACCGCCTTCGGGCCGGGTATCGGCGCCTACTGGCTGATGATCCCGATGATGATCATCGGCGCGGTGATCGGCGCCTACGTGGCCAAGAAGGTCGACATGACCGAAATGCCGCAGCTGGTGGCGGCACTGCACAGCTTCGTCGGCCTGGCGGCGGTGTTCGTGGCCTGGAGTGCCGATCTCGAGCGGCGCCGCGTGCTGGCGGCACGGGCTCTGGATGCGGGTACCGAGCAGTTCTCCGCCTTTGCCGCCCTGGTGGCGACCAAGGCGCCGGACGAACTGATGTTCCTGCAGATCGAGGTGGTGCTGGGCGTGTTCATCGGGGCGGTGACCTTCACCGGCTCGGTGGTCGCCTTCGGCAAGCTGGCCGGCAAGGTGGACGGCAAGCCGAAGCAACTGCCCGGTGGGCATCTGCTCAACGCCGGTGCCGCGGTACTGTCGCTGCTTCTGGCCATTCTCTATCTCAACGGTGCCGGTTTCTGGACGCTGTTGCTGATTGCCGCGCTCGCCTTCTTCATCGGCTATCACTTGATCATGGGCATCGGTGGTGCCGACATGCCGGTGGTGGTGTCGATGCTCAACAGCTACTCCGGCTGGGCCGCGGCGGCCATCGGCTTCACGCTTTCCAACGACCTGCTGATCGTCACCGGTGCCCTGGTGGGCTCCTCCGGTGCCATCCTGTCGTACATCATGTGCAAGGCGATGAACCGCAACTTCGTCAACGTCATCCTGGGGGGCTTCGGTGGTACCCAGGGGCCTGCCGCCGAGATCGAGGGCGAGCAGGTGGCGATCGATGCCGGCGGCGTGGCGAGTGCGCTCAACGACGCCGACAGCGTGATCATCGTGCCGGGCTACGGCATGGCCGTGGCTCAGGCCCAGAACGCCGTGAGTGAGCTGGTGCGCAAGCTGCGGGCCGCCGGCAAGCAGGTGCGCTTCGGTATCCACCCGGTGGCGGGTCGTCTGCCGGGCCACATGAACGTGCTGCTGGCCGAGGCCAGGGTGCCCTACGACATCGTGCTGGAGATGGACGAGATCAACGATGACTTCGCCAGCACCGATGTGGTGATCGTCATTGGCTCCAACGACATCGTCAACCCCGCGGCCCAGGACGATCCCAACAGCCCCATCGCCGGCATGCCGGTGCTCAAGGTATGGGAGGCCAAGCAGGTCTTCGTCTGCAAGCGCGGTCAGGGAACCGGTTATTCGGGTATCGAGAACCCGCTGTTCTTCAAGGAGAACAGCCGCATGTTCTACGGTGATGCCCGGACCAGCATCGACTCGCTGCTGTCGCAGATCGACTGA
- a CDS encoding Re/Si-specific NAD(P)(+) transhydrogenase subunit alpha: MKIGAPKELAKGEARVALTPDSAQFIQKLGHECLIESGAGIAAGFDDDAYRTAGVTVVESAEALWQEAEVVIKVREPSDEEAERLRDGQTLIAFFWPAQNEALLEKCRAKGATVIAMDMVPRISRAQKMDALSSMANIAGYRAVIEAGNNFGRFFTGQVTAAGKVPPAKVLVIGAGVAGLAAIGTATSLGAVVRAFDVRPEVAEQIESMGAEFLFLDFEDNQDGSGTGGYAAPSSPEFREKQLECFREQAPDVDIVITTALIPGRPAPKLWLEDMVKAMKPGSVIIDLAAEKGGNCDLTRPDERVVSDNGVVVVGYTDFPSRMATQASLLYSTNVRHMLTDLTPEKDGQIVHDMEDDVIRGATVTHQGEITFPPPPPKVKAIAAAKPKPKEKEPTPEERRAAEHAAFKAQTKRQATLLGAGGLLMLLLGQVAPASFMQHFIVFVLACFIGFQVIWNVSHSLHTPLMAVTNAISGIIILGAILQIGSGNWLVVLMAAISVLIATINIVGGFLVTRRMLAMFQKS, encoded by the coding sequence GTGAAGATTGGTGCACCCAAGGAGCTCGCCAAGGGAGAGGCGCGTGTCGCGCTGACTCCTGATAGTGCGCAGTTCATCCAGAAGCTTGGACACGAATGCCTGATTGAATCCGGGGCCGGCATCGCTGCCGGTTTCGACGACGACGCCTATCGTACGGCCGGCGTCACGGTGGTGGAGAGTGCCGAGGCGCTCTGGCAAGAAGCCGAGGTCGTGATCAAGGTGCGCGAGCCCAGCGACGAAGAAGCCGAGCGGCTGCGCGATGGGCAGACCCTGATCGCCTTCTTCTGGCCGGCCCAGAACGAAGCGCTGCTGGAGAAGTGCCGGGCCAAGGGCGCGACCGTCATCGCCATGGACATGGTGCCGCGGATCTCCCGCGCGCAGAAGATGGATGCACTCTCGTCCATGGCCAACATCGCCGGCTATCGTGCGGTGATCGAGGCGGGCAACAACTTCGGCCGCTTCTTCACCGGCCAGGTGACGGCTGCCGGCAAGGTGCCGCCGGCCAAGGTGCTGGTCATCGGGGCTGGCGTGGCCGGCCTTGCCGCCATCGGTACCGCCACCAGCCTGGGCGCCGTGGTGCGCGCCTTCGACGTGCGCCCCGAAGTAGCCGAGCAGATCGAATCCATGGGCGCCGAGTTCCTGTTCCTCGACTTCGAGGACAACCAGGACGGCTCCGGTACCGGCGGCTATGCGGCGCCCTCCAGCCCTGAATTCCGCGAAAAGCAGCTCGAATGCTTCCGCGAGCAGGCCCCCGACGTCGATATCGTCATCACCACCGCCCTGATCCCGGGTCGTCCGGCGCCCAAGCTGTGGCTAGAGGACATGGTCAAGGCGATGAAGCCTGGTTCGGTGATCATCGACCTGGCCGCCGAGAAGGGCGGCAACTGCGACTTGACGCGCCCCGACGAGCGGGTCGTCAGCGACAATGGCGTGGTCGTGGTCGGCTATACCGACTTTCCCTCGCGCATGGCGACTCAGGCCTCGCTGCTCTATTCCACCAACGTTCGCCACATGCTCACCGATCTCACGCCGGAGAAGGACGGCCAGATCGTCCATGACATGGAGGACGACGTCATTCGTGGCGCCACGGTGACTCACCAGGGCGAGATCACTTTCCCGCCGCCGCCGCCCAAGGTGAAGGCGATCGCTGCGGCGAAGCCCAAGCCCAAGGAGAAGGAGCCCACCCCCGAGGAGCGGCGGGCTGCCGAACATGCCGCCTTCAAGGCCCAGACCAAGCGCCAGGCCACTCTGCTGGGCGCCGGCGGCCTGCTGATGCTGCTGCTCGGCCAGGTGGCTCCCGCTTCCTTCATGCAGCATTTCATTGTCTTCGTGTTGGCCTGCTTCATCGGCTTCCAAGTGATCTGGAACGTCAGCCATTCGCTGCACACGCCGCTGATGGCGGTGACCAACGCCATTTCGGGGATCATTATCCTCGGGGCGATCCTGCAGATCGGCTCGGGGAACTGGCTCGTCGTGCTGATGGCGGCCATCTCTGTGCTGATTGCCACCATCAACATCGTGGGGGGCTTCCTGGTGACACGCCGGATGCTTGCCATGTTCCAGAAATCGTAA
- the htpG gene encoding molecular chaperone HtpG has translation MSTTAHEETLGFQTEVKQLLHLMIHSLYSNREIFLRELISNAADACDKLRYAALDNDALYEGDSELRIEIEHDEKARTVTVRDNGIGMSRDEVIQNLGTIARSGTAEFLKQLSGEQQKDARLIGQFGVGFYSSFIVADEVTVRTRKAGTAKAEGVEWRSKGEGEFTVADLERELHGTEIVLHLKKDAKEFADDFRLRSLVRKYSDHIEVPVRMPKVEAAKDDDGNEIGGSEVTTWETVNEATALWVRPKSEISDDEYKAFYKHVAHDFSDPLTWSHNKVEGTLEYTSLLYVPGRAPFDLYERDGSRGVKLYVQRVFIMDDAEQFLPLYLRFIKGVLDTRELSLNVSRELLQQDPKVEKIKGALTKRALDMLKKLAKDKEAYQTFWNTFGSVLKEGPAEDFANRDKIAALLRFSSTHTDSATQDQSLADYLGRMQEGQEKIYYIVADGFNAAKSSPHLEIFRKKGIEVLLLHDRIDEWLMSHLHEFEGKRFVDVAKGELDLGEIEGEEEKKAQQETAKAKEELVKRVKEALGDAVQEVKVTHRLTDSPACVVLPEHEMGYQMRRIMEAAGQKMPEVKPILELNPGHALVERLEAAEGERFGDLAQVLLDQAIIAEGGHLDDPAAYVKRLNALLTA, from the coding sequence ATGTCCACGACCGCTCACGAGGAAACCCTCGGCTTCCAGACCGAGGTGAAGCAACTGCTGCACCTGATGATCCACTCGCTCTACTCCAACCGGGAGATATTCCTGCGCGAGTTGATCTCCAATGCCGCAGACGCCTGCGACAAGCTGCGCTACGCCGCGCTCGACAACGATGCGCTCTACGAGGGCGACAGCGAGCTGCGCATCGAGATCGAGCACGACGAGAAGGCCCGCACCGTCACCGTGCGCGACAACGGCATCGGCATGAGTCGCGACGAGGTGATCCAGAACCTCGGCACCATCGCGCGCAGTGGCACCGCGGAATTCCTCAAGCAGCTCTCCGGCGAGCAGCAGAAGGATGCACGCCTGATCGGCCAATTCGGCGTGGGCTTCTACTCAAGCTTCATCGTCGCCGACGAGGTCACGGTGCGCACGCGCAAGGCGGGCACGGCCAAGGCCGAAGGCGTCGAGTGGCGTTCGAAGGGCGAGGGCGAGTTCACCGTCGCCGACCTGGAGCGTGAACTGCACGGCACCGAGATCGTCCTGCACCTGAAGAAGGACGCCAAGGAGTTCGCCGACGACTTCCGCCTGAGGAGTCTGGTGCGCAAGTACTCCGACCATATCGAGGTGCCGGTGCGCATGCCCAAGGTCGAGGCCGCCAAGGACGACGATGGCAACGAGATCGGGGGCAGCGAGGTCACCACCTGGGAGACCGTCAACGAGGCCACGGCGCTGTGGGTGCGTCCCAAGAGCGAGATTTCCGACGACGAGTACAAGGCTTTCTACAAACACGTGGCTCACGATTTCAGCGATCCGCTGACCTGGAGCCACAACAAGGTCGAGGGCACGCTCGAGTACACCAGTCTGCTCTATGTGCCGGGGCGCGCGCCGTTCGACCTCTACGAGCGCGATGGCTCAAGGGGGGTCAAGCTCTACGTTCAACGCGTCTTCATCATGGACGATGCCGAGCAGTTCCTGCCGCTCTACCTGCGTTTCATCAAGGGCGTACTCGACACCCGCGAGCTGTCGCTCAATGTCTCCCGCGAGCTGCTGCAGCAGGACCCCAAGGTCGAGAAGATCAAGGGCGCGCTGACCAAGCGCGCACTGGACATGCTCAAGAAGCTGGCCAAGGACAAGGAGGCCTACCAGACCTTCTGGAACACCTTCGGCAGCGTACTCAAGGAAGGCCCCGCCGAGGACTTCGCCAATCGCGACAAGATCGCGGCGCTGCTGCGTTTTTCCTCCACCCACACCGACAGTGCCACCCAGGACCAGTCATTGGCCGACTACCTTGGCCGCATGCAGGAAGGGCAGGAGAAGATCTACTACATCGTCGCCGACGGCTTCAATGCCGCCAAGAGCAGCCCGCACCTGGAGATCTTCCGCAAGAAGGGCATCGAGGTTCTGTTACTGCACGATCGTATCGACGAGTGGCTGATGAGCCATCTGCATGAGTTCGAAGGCAAGCGCTTCGTCGACGTCGCCAAGGGCGAGCTTGACCTCGGCGAGATCGAGGGCGAGGAGGAGAAAAAGGCCCAGCAGGAGACCGCCAAGGCCAAGGAAGAGCTGGTCAAGCGAGTCAAGGAGGCGCTGGGTGATGCGGTACAGGAGGTCAAGGTAACCCATCGCCTGACCGACTCGCCGGCCTGCGTGGTGCTGCCAGAGCACGAGATGGGTTACCAGATGCGCCGCATCATGGAAGCCGCAGGGCAGAAGATGCCGGAGGTCAAGCCGATCCTCGAGCTCAACCCAGGCCACGCGTTGGTAGAGCGGCTCGAGGCGGCCGAAGGCGAGCGTTTCGGCGACCTGGCCCAGGTGCTGCTTGACCAGGCGATCATCGCCGAGGGCGGGCATCTCGACGACCCGGCGGCCTACGTCAAGCGGCTCAATGCCCTGCTGACGGCCTGA
- a CDS encoding PaaI family thioesterase yields MPEGFHDVAWLARTRSEGDIAAWLERLPYARHIGVSATPDAAGDGLIFHLEPREHNVGNILLPALHGGVLAAFMETAGTLDLMLSAREPRLPRIVDFSIDYLRTARVVPTHARCQLLREGRRLANVQVTAWQESEDQPVATARLHLVLGALEPNDA; encoded by the coding sequence ATGCCTGAAGGATTTCACGATGTGGCCTGGCTGGCCCGGACCCGTAGCGAAGGCGATATCGCCGCCTGGCTGGAGCGGCTCCCCTATGCTCGCCATATCGGCGTGTCGGCGACACCGGACGCTGCCGGCGATGGTCTGATCTTTCATCTCGAGCCGCGCGAGCACAACGTCGGCAACATCCTGCTGCCGGCGCTGCATGGGGGAGTGTTGGCGGCCTTCATGGAAACCGCCGGTACACTCGACCTGATGCTGTCGGCGCGCGAGCCGCGACTGCCGCGTATCGTCGACTTCTCCATCGACTACCTGCGCACGGCCCGGGTGGTTCCCACCCACGCCCGCTGCCAACTGCTGCGCGAAGGGCGACGCCTGGCCAACGTCCAGGTCACGGCCTGGCAGGAGTCGGAGGATCAGCCGGTGGCCACGGCCCGTCTGCATCTGGTATTGGGTGCACTGGAACCGAACGACGCTTGA
- a CDS encoding PaaI family thioesterase codes for MSERDEPQSGPAVAGRSSDVWRAGLSRFVNVIPHTRDLGLEVEEVNPPWVRMRLPWCDELLGDADRGLVHGGVLTMLLDTVCGSAVLCGLPAPEVCPTLDLRVDHYRPAVAGQPIMAEAHVLRVTNAMVFTEGTLWQEPGRPIARGIGNFVRLGERNTPPGFAEALFGEVAHA; via the coding sequence GTGAGCGAACGTGACGAACCGCAGAGCGGGCCTGCCGTGGCAGGTCGAAGTTCCGACGTCTGGCGAGCTGGCCTGAGCCGTTTCGTCAATGTCATTCCGCATACGCGTGACCTGGGTCTCGAAGTGGAAGAGGTCAATCCGCCCTGGGTGCGCATGCGCTTGCCATGGTGCGACGAGCTGCTGGGTGATGCCGACCGCGGCCTGGTACACGGCGGCGTGTTGACCATGCTGCTGGATACCGTATGTGGCTCGGCGGTGCTGTGCGGGTTACCGGCGCCGGAGGTATGCCCGACGCTCGATCTGCGCGTCGACCACTACCGACCGGCGGTGGCGGGCCAGCCGATCATGGCCGAAGCCCATGTGCTTCGCGTGACGAATGCCATGGTCTTCACCGAGGGCACGCTATGGCAAGAGCCGGGCCGGCCCATCGCCCGCGGCATCGGAAACTTCGTGCGCCTCGGGGAACGCAATACGCCGCCGGGGTTCGCCGAGGCGCTTTTCGGGGAGGTCGCTCATGCCTGA